The Daucus carota subsp. sativus chromosome 2, DH1 v3.0, whole genome shotgun sequence genome includes a window with the following:
- the LOC108207175 gene encoding uncharacterized protein LOC108207175, translating into MGTNTVKKVLVDDGSSVDVQFHGAFSIMDVGDRKLSDARNSPLYGFTGNEVKVLGTINLPIRVGSPPQQVWHIVKFHVVSASCSYNAILGRTTLSTLKAITSIPHLKMKFPTEFGLGEIKEDQETSKQCYDNNVTPRFKTRKHDNGIVNQIQNESMEDEVKIEEKETMDIPRESVCEPVGPTEQFELNPSNPGKLITIGSGLESTVKQELMDLIRRYNQIKMALEDQESTAFITHRGVFAYKVVPFGLLNAGATFQRTMDTIFAPQVGRNMQIYVDGMIFKSLHKSEHTKDLRETFALIREHSMRLNPTKCSFGLARGKFLGFLLTHRGIEADPAQISAIKEMTTPKTIKELQTLTGCIAALRRFIPQSSKRALPLYEAIKVAAKSNKFSWNQDCEESFRNIKDFLQNPPILTKALPCEPLKLYLSASDSTVAAVLVKEVGNEIKAVYYISHMLKDVETRFTQIENLIFASIMESRKLRQYFQGRQISVMTNQPLRRILHKLDMSGRLASWTIELSQFHLEYLPQNKVKSQAVSNFMAECSFTTNQNSSQAQSLSDKNWTLFIDKSSIGGAGVILTSPEGFKVQQAIPFQFSATNNQSEYEALIASLKLTQHLEVKVIDIFSDSQLVVNQILGQYKAANERMKAYLQKTKDLLKSFVSRTVNSIDRSANQGTMLYPSSSQHPRQKSQT; encoded by the exons ATGGGGACCAATACAGTCAAAAAGGTCCTGGTTGACGATGGCAGTTCTGTAGATGTTCAGTTTCATGGGGCGTTCTCCATAATGGACGTTGGCGATCGAAAACTAAGCGATGCAAGAAATTCTCCCTTATACGGGTTCACAGGAAACGAGGTAAAGGTCCTGGGAACCATCAACCTACCGATCCGCGTTGGCTCACCACCGCAACAAGTGTGGCACATCGTCAAGTTTCATGTGGTTAGCGCGTCATGCAGCTACAATGCAATCCTGGGCAGAACCACATTATCCACATTAAAAGCTATCACGTCAATACCCCACTTAAAAATGAAATTCCCAACCGAATTTGGGCTTGGGGAGATCAAAGAAGATCAGGAAACCTCAAAACAGTGCTATGATAACAACGTGACCCCTAGAttcaaaacaagaaaacatGACAACGGAATAGTAAACCAAATACAAAATGAATCAATGGAGGACGAAGTTAAAATAGAAGAAAAAGAAACTATGGATATTCCACGAGAATCGGTCTGCGAACCAGTCGGTCCAACAGAACAATTTGAGTTAAATCCATCAAATCCAGGGAAACTCATCACCATTGGCTCAGGCCTAGAATCCACAGTCAAACAAGAGCTAATGGACCTCATCCGAA GATATAACCAAATCAAGATGGCCCTAGAGGACCAAGAAAGCACGGCTTTCATAACTCACAGAGGGGTTTTTGCATATAAAGTGGTCCCATTCGGTCTCTTGAACGCAGGGGCCACATTCCAACGAACCATGGACACAATCTTCGCTCCACAGGTGGGGAGAAATATGCAAATATATGTGGACGGCATGATATTCAAGTCCTTACACAAAAGCGAGCATACAAAGGACCTAAGGGAAACATTCGCCCTCATACGAGAACACTCAATGAGACTCAACCCCACAAAATGCTCCTTCGGTCTGGCAAGAGGGAAATTCTTGGGATTCCTCCTAACTCATAGAGGAATAGAGGCAGACCCAGCCCAGATTTCGGCTATTAAAGAAATGACGACACCCAAGACAATCAAAGAACTTCAAACGCTCACGGGCTGCATAGCAGCTTTAAGACGGTTCATACCCCAATCCTCAAAAAGGGCTCTTCCGCTTTATGAAGCAATAAAGGTGGCAGCCAAGTCCAACAAATTCTCGTGGAACCAAGATTGTGAGGAAAGTTTTAGAAACATAAAGGACTTCCTGCAAAATCCTCCAATTCTAACAAAAGCACTACCATGCGAGCCATTAAAGCTGTATTTATCGGCCTCAGACTCAACGGTCGCTGCAGTCCTGGTCAAGGAGGTAGGAAATGAAATAAAAGCGGTCTACTACATTAGCCACATGCTCAAAGATGTCGAAACTCGGTTCACacaaattgaaaatttgatCTTTGCTTCGATCATGGAAAGTCGCAAACTTAGGCAATATTTTCAAGGACGACAAATCTCAGTAATGACCAATCAACCGCTGAGAAGAATCCTACATAAGCTAGATATGTCCGGACGATTGGCCTCATGGACCATTGAGCTTAGCCAATTCCATCTAGAGTATCTGCCTCAGAACAAAGTCAAATCACAggccgtttccaacttcatggCAGAGTGTAGCTTCACAACCAACCAAAACAGTTCTCAGGCCCAATCACTCAGTGATAAAAATTGGACCTTATTCATAGACAAATCTTCCATAGGCGGGGCAGGAGTCATTCTCACAAGCCCTGAAGGGTTCAAGGTCCAACAAGCCATCCCCTTCCAATTCTCAGCAACAAACAATCAATCAGAATATGAGGCACTAATTGCAAGCCTTAAACTCACACAACACTTAGAGGTTAAGGTCATTGATATTTTTAGCGACTCCCAGTTGGTGGTCAATCAGATCTTAGGCCAATACAAAGCCGCAAATGAACGAATGAAGGCCTACCTTCAAAAAACCAAGGACCTGCTAAAATCTTTTGTCTCTAGGACCGTTAATAGCATCGACCGGTCGGCGAACCAAGGGACGATGCTTTATCCAAGCTCATCACAACATCCACGACAAAAGTCACAGACCTAG
- the LOC135150433 gene encoding uncharacterized protein LOC135150433 produces MLFIVTGTQRRHSARVILQKLRRNISDDVITIDVESNEKGGKESVIKRNTRSNKEVIIQQQKKDSTGVKNVAETTSDDDFQTPPRKSLKTVVQKRLPNKVDERPKKKQKENNDKGKNKGGQKQKIEQRDKIISKEDEIAKIRNSPRLLCDMISALSDEQEEWVKSAGFGSLVDFELWEIPQRLAYKVLEAFDEKKCMLVLQSGKIKIIDHLVHEILGLPCRGHEVKLAQGDSRYDRLLEWREQFSVSEGQSLIKASDVVEKMRQSGAVDDLFKINFLVVMANVLIRSNTNNFVAQSIILFDDDLDNCAKYNWASYLIRSLVITKQRWKRTSSLFYTGPMIFLLILYVDRVVFNINTKVPRKQPAFRGWTKEKLKEREVMELEPGAFGSGTILRDATPQQSNQTHKSAKERVEDDRQAEIEEIFAEQNNNGNDHPGVDNHPCGNDQPGGDDQPDDITEILLVLVFVNERVVVCVSQRIDSGLREISDC; encoded by the exons atgttatttattGTTACAGGCACTCAAAGACGACATAGCGCGCGTGTTATCCTCCAAAAGCTAAGAAGAAATATAAGCGACGATGTCATAACTATTGATGTGGAAAGCAATGAAAAGGGGGGTAAAGAGAGTGTGATTAAGAGAAATACTAGAAGTAACAAGGAGGTGATCATTCAACAACAAAAGAAAGACTCAACAGGAG TGAAAAATGTTGCTGAAACTACCTCTGACGATGATTTTCAAACTCCACCTCGAAAATCGTTGAAAACAGTTGTGCAAAAGAGATTGCCTAACAAAGTTGACGAACGACCGAAAAAAAAGCAAAAAGAGAACAATGATAAAGGTAAAAACAAAGGAGGCCAGAAACAGAAAATAGAGCAGAGGGACAAGATTATAAGCAAG GAAGATGAAATAGCAAAGATTAGAAACTCTCCTAGACTTTTATGTGATATGATTTCTGCATTATCTGACGAACAAGAGGAGTGGGTGAAGAGTGCAGGGTTCGGGAGTTTAGTAGACTTTGAATTGTGGGAGATACCTCAGAGATTGGCCTATAAAGTCCTAGAGGCTTTCGATGAAAAAAAATGCATGTTAGTACTCCAAAGCGGCAAAATAAAGATAATTGATCATCTTGTGCATGAGATACTTGGACTCCCTTGTCGTGGACATGAAGTTAAGCTGGCGCAAGGTGATTCGAGGTATGATAGACTGCTGGAGTGGAGAGAACAGTTCTCAGTTTCTGAAGGACAGAGCCTGATTAaagcaagtgatgtggtggaaAAGATGAGGCAGAGTGGGGCAGTTGATGACCTATTTAAGATCAACTTTCTAGTGGTGATGGCAAATGTTCTAATCAgatcaaacacaaacaactttGTGGCCCAGTCCATAATTTTGTTTGATGATGATCTTGATAATTGTGCAAAATATAACTGGGCTTCATATTTGATACGGAGTTTGGTGATTACAAAGCAAAGGTGGAAGCGCACATCATCACTTTTCTATACCGGACCAATGATATTTCTACTT ATTTTGTATGTTGACCGAGTTGTGTTCAACATAAACACAAAAGTACCAAGGAAACAACCAGCTTTTAGAGGTTGGACAAAGGAGAAACTAAAAGAAAGGGAAGTCATGGAATTGGAACCAGGTGCTTTTGGTTCTGGGACAATACTTAGAGATGCAACTCCTCAACAATCAAACCAAACACATAAATCTGCGAAGGAACGG GTGGAAGATGATAGACAAGCTGAAATTGAAGAAATTTTTGCAGAACAAAATAATAATGGAAATGATCATCCTGGTGTAGATAATCATCCGTGTGGAAATGATCAGCCGGGTGGAGATGATCAGCCAGATGACATAACAGAG ATATTGCTTGTTTTGGTTTTTGTAAATGAAAGAGTAGTAGTATGTGTAAGTCAGAGAATTGATAGTGGTTTAAGAGAAATTAGTGATTGTTAG
- the LOC108192712 gene encoding uncharacterized protein LOC108192712, producing MDANIQLMEAKNKYDAELAIAKNLYPDDERIADMEAKVNTAMETNKNWMESASNLEDLVDDEHVSLGEVRDEPIEQVDLPPDADDHLDIIAWLKSPEGIKEFEKDFDDFDYPSFSLGISQICQQVQEEHGELETRKEQMEPEKKTKRDIKVGPAYRSPYVQRNTNIISHYSRQEIAVYRWMIQEGKDELENIFVCKEQKFLRKVIRTLRPGKKLSYSVIDIWSILMNDRENYKSPDSPMRLYFDIGFSIGPLDEKNSEEAQYQMFKSEMEHFFNRYPNIRFEGSDLLFFPVYANRHFYLVCFNLMKQAFEVIDNIRQGKNAGKYYGPRIRLLRRHFEKYLLENNLSLLANLVKNLKPSYLVMPWQTIQNDTDCGLFLMRHMETYMGDAKTWTSDLKPENYGQTRQLDKIRAKYCHAILASPLNEIRQKILDEAKLLYNKMASERVMSIVIEASKRKGARVHGKKMIKGRVLFDED from the exons ATGGATGCAAACATCCAACTGATGGaagcaaaaaataaatatgatgcTGAGTTGGCTATTGCAAAGAACTTATATCCAGATGACGAGAGGATTGCTGATATGGAGGCAAAGGTGAACACTGCAATGGAGACGAACAAAAATTGGATGGAAAGCGCAAGTAATCTTGAAGATTTGGTCGATGATGAACATGTCTCACTAGGGGAAGTTAGAGATGAGCCAATAGAGCAAGTTGATTTACCTCCCGATGCTGATGATCATCTTGACATCATTGCTTGGTTGAAATCCCCAGAAGGAATAAAAGAGTTTGAAAAAGACTTTGACGACTTCGATTACCCGTCGTTCTCATTGGGCATAAGTCAGATTTGCCAACAAGTGCAAGAGGAGCATGGAGAGCTTGAAACAAGAAAAGAGCAAATGGAACctgaaaagaaaacaaagaggGACATCAAAGTGGGACCAGCTTACCGGTCGCCATATGTGCAGCGAAACACAAATATCATCTCCCATTACTCAAGACAAGAAATTGCTGTCTACAGGTGGATGATTCAAGAAGGCAAAGATGAGCT ggaaaatatttttgtgtgtaaagaACAAAAATTCCTCCGAAAAGTGATTAGAACACTCAGGCCTGGGAAAAAATTGTCATATTCAGTTATAGATATATGGTCAATTTTGATGAACGATAGGGAAAACTATAAGTCCCCAGATTCCCCAATGCGCCTCTATTTCGACATTGGTTTTTCG ATAGGACCATTGGATGAGAAGAATAGTGAAGAGGCTCAATATCAGATGTTTAAAAGTGAAATGGAGCACTTCTTTAATAGATATCCAAATATCAGATTTGAAGGAAGTGATTTG CTGTTCTTCCCAGTCTATGCAAATAGACATTTTTACTTGGTCTGCTTCAACTTAATGAAGCAAGCATTCGAAGTTATAGACAACATCCGCCAGGGGAAAAATGCAGGAAAATATTATGGGCCAAGAATTAGACTTTTG CGTCGACACTTTGAGAAATACTTGTTGGAGAACAACTTAAGTTTGTTGGCTAATTTGgtgaaaaatttaaaaccatCTTACTTGGTAATGCCTTGGCAAACAATTCAAAATGACACGGATTGTGGATTGTTTTTGATGAGACACATGGAGACCTACATGGGGGATGCGAAGACCTGGACAAGTGATTTGAAACCCGAAAAT TATGGACAAACAAGACAGTTGGATAAGATTCGTGCAAAGTATTGTCATGCTATTTTGGCTTCTCCGTTGAATGAGATAAGACAAAAAATCCTAGATGAAGCAAAACTTTTATACAACAAGATGGCATCTGAGAGAGTTATGAGTATAGTGATTGAAGCAAGTAAACGCAAGGGTGCACGTGTCCATGGGAAAAAGATGATCAAAGGAAGGGTTTTATTCGATGAAGATTGA
- the LOC108207176 gene encoding protein FAR1-RELATED SEQUENCE 5-like: MVRRRRDAPLCSDDFVAEVLDSEAEAMAAGVGGSIGFADDLRDMETDSYSSNDIEEVDSGCTVSPGGHKYYVPYTVDDENLKPCLNKSFANLESGIDFYKEYARLCGFDIRRSAEKKHDDGTIISKYLVCSRAGNSENNSSSEGSTTQLGKRRRTMSGRCGCHAKLVLKFAPGHIYFIFRFVEAHNHPLVSEDCRQFLRGNRQMSTCSMNFVFDASKVNIGASKAFRLMKEMVGGYENVGATSRDYRNFDRDLKGFVGEYDGEMVIEKFKVNQETNPSFFYDYEVDDNGHLTKLFWADATARRNYELYGDAVSFDATFNTNKYNMIFAPFTGVDKHNKCVTFASTLLSKEDVEHFSWAFKALLKAMGRNPVCIVTDQCPAMKQAVPICFKETDDFPATRHRLCMWHITEKFPAKLGNFLCKETEFMGKMKNVIWSSTIEAAEFEEGWKSVIKEFELEDNRWLTDMYDMRESWIPAYFRDKPMYGLIRTTSRSESENFFFSHFHQSGSSLCQFYIRFESAMDKQRSETKRLNHECRSGKPALVSKLYLEDDASELYTRSVFYKVQEEILAARDDMRIQSIGPETNGIKTYVMKDVKMKDVLFQVKVSKSHADCSCKKFLMCGILCRHAFCALNHFEVVKIPRRLVLNRWMKNAENKASLKMFGVSDDQESMGAISKELTNLWFNFHKCVTKAGNDLDKLKQVNKSIQGLNSELGDASGGFTKQDFMANLIGKRPTGDISIQPPLQCKNKGSGLKRIVGEREKAINQAKKKARKCKLCSSTFHDQRTCPAKKKVAES; this comes from the exons ATGGTTCGGCGACGGCGTGATGCGCCGCTGTGCAGCGATGATTTCGTCGCGGAAGTGCTCGATTCGGAGGCGGAAGCGATGGCGGCCGGAGTTGGTGGAA GTATTGGATTTGCTGATGATTTACGTGATATGGAGACGGACAGTTACTCTTCAAATGACATCGAAGAAGTTGATTCTGGTTGTACGGTTAGTCCTGGTGGACATAAGTATTATGTTCCTTATACTGTTGATGATGAGAATCTGAAGCCGTGTTTGAACAAGTCATTTGCAAATCTTGAATCTGGTATTGATTTTTATAAGGAGTATGCACGATTGTGTGGATTTGATATTCGTCGTAGTGCTGAGAAGAAACACGATGATGGTACCATAATAAGCAAGTATTTGGTTTGTAGTAGGGCTGGTAATAGTGAAAATAACAGTAGTTCTGAGGGAAGTACAACTCAGTTGGGTAAGAGGAGGAGGACTATGTCTGGTAGGTGTGGATGTCATGCGAaacttgttttaaaatttgcacctggtcatatatattttatttttcgctTTGTTGAAGCACACAATCACCCCTTGGTTTCCGAAGATTGTAGGCAGTTCTTAAGAGGAAATCGTCAAATGTCTACGTGTTCTATGAATTTTGTGTTTGATGCGAGTAAAGTTAATATTGGTGCAAGCAAGGCATTTAGATTGATGAAAGAGATGGTTGGGGGATATGAGAATGTTGGAGCCACGTCAAGAGATTATAGGAATTTTGATAGAGATCTAAAAGGATTTGTTGGTGAATATGACGGTGAAATGGTTATTGAGAAATTTAAAGTTAATCAAGAAACAAATCCCTCTTTTTTCTATGATTATGAGGTTGATGACAATGGTCACCTGACCAAACTGTTTTGGGCTGATGCTACGGCGCGAAGAAATTATGAGCTCTATGGCGATGCAGTATCTTTTGATGCAACATTCAACACGAACAA GTACAATATGATTTTTGCTCCATTTACCGGAGTGGACAAACATAACAAATGTGTGACGTTTGCCTCGACCCTTCTTTCGAAAGAAGATGTTGAACATTTTAGTTGGGCATTTAAAGCACTATTGAAAGCTATGGGTAGGAATCCTGTTTGTATAGTGACCGACCAATGTCCAGCAATGAAGCAGGCTGTACCCATTTGTTTTAAAGAAACTGATGATTTTCCTGCAACTAGGCACCGTTTGTGCATGTGGCATATAACCGAAAAATTCCCTGCCAAG CTTGGCAACTTTTTGTGCAAAGAAACTGAATTTATGGGGAAAATGAAGAATGTTATATGGTCTTCTACTATAGAGGCTGCTGAGTTTGAGGAAGGGTGGAAATCAGTTATAAAAGAATTCGAGTTAGAAGATAATCGTTGGCTGACAGATATGTATGATATGAGAGAGTCGTGGATCCCTGCATATTTTCGTGATAAACCAATGTATGGTCTAATTCGGACGACATCGAGATCCGAAAGTGAAAACTTTTTCTTCAGTCATTTTCATCAAAGTGGCAGTAGTTTGTGTCAGTTTTACATTCGATTTGAAAGTGCAATGGATAAGCAGCGCTCAGAAACAAAGAGGTTGAATCACGAGTGTAGATCTGGAAAACCCGCTCTAGTTTCAAAACTCTATCTTGAAGATGATGCTTCTGAGTTGTACACTCGTTCCGTTTTTTATAAAGTGCAGGAGGAGATCTTGGCAGCTCGTGATGACATGCGAATTCAAAGTATTGGGCCAGAAACAAATGGCATTAAAACTTATGTAATGAAGGATGTTAAAATGAAAGATGTTCTGTTTCAG GTAAAAGTCAGTAAGAGCCATGCTGATTGCTCTTGTAAGAAGTTTCTTATGTGCGGCATTTTATGTAGGCACGCATTCTGTGCACTTAATCACTTTGAAGTGGTGAAGATACCTAGGCGGCTTGTTCTTAATCGCTGGATGAAGAATGCTGAAAATAAGGCTTCGTTGAAAATGTTTGGTGTATCTGATGATCAGGAAAGCATGGGAGCCATCTCAAAAGAATTGACAAATTTGTGGTTTAATTTTCACAAATGTGTGACTAAAGCAGGAAATGACCTTGATAAACTTAAGCAGGTTAATAAGTCAATTCAAGGCTTAAATTCTGAACTTGGGGATGCGAGTGGTGGATTTACAAAGCAAGATTTCATGGCGAACTTGATAGGCAAAAGGCCTACTGGAGACATTAGTATCCAGCCTCCATTGCAATGTAAAAACAAAGGATCCGGTTTAAAAAGGATTGTTGGTGAAAGGGAGAAAGCAATAAATCAAGCCAAGAAAAAGGCCAGGAAATGCAAATTATGCTCCTCAACCTTCCATGACCAAAGGACATGCCCTGCTAAGAAGAAAGTTGCAGAAAGTTGA